GACGGCGTTACCGAAGCGATGAATGACCGTCACGATGAATTCGGTGAGGAGCACTTGTATGAACTTGTTCAAATGAAAAAAGATCAAACTTCTGCAGAACTTTTGAATACGATTGTTGATGAAGTAAACACATTTTGTTACGGCGTCGAGCAACATGACGACATTACCGTTGTGATTGTGAAAGTGAAATAAATAAGCATGTTGAATTGTATTTGAATGAAAACGATCCTTATCACGCATCCTTTTAAAAAAAAAAATATTCGAAAAGCATCTAGAATATTGAAGGCCGGCGGATTGGTTGCCGTACCGACTGAAACGGTATACGGGCTGGCGGCCAATGCGTTAAATCCAAAAGCCGTTAAAAAAATATTCAAAGTCAAAGGTCGCCCGCAGGATAATCCGGTTATTGTACACATTGCCTCTAGAAAAAAAATAAAAGAATTGGTTGCAGAAATTCCGGCAGCAGCCGCGGTGCTGATGAAAAAATATTGGCCTGGGCCTTTGACGATCGTTTTCAAAAAATCGGCGGCGATTCCAGAAGTAACTTCCGCCGGACTTCCGACCGTTGCAGTCCGTATGCCCAAAAATAAAATTATCTTATCGCTTATCCGCGAATCGGGGTTTCCTCTTGCGGCGCCATCGGCCAATGTCAGCGGGCGGCCAAGCCCGACGACAATTGAAGATGTGTTGGAAGATCTCGCAGAGAAAATCGACTGTGCAATCGACGGAGGAAGTACTTATTATGGCATTGAATCCACCGTAGTGGATGTCAGCGGAAAAGTACCGACGCTCTTACGCCCGGGCAGTATTTCTATCGAGCAGTTGCGCTCAACCATCGGGAAAGTAAAAATAGCGCAAAACAATTCTGAACGCCCCAAATCGCCCGGTATGAAATACAAGCATTACGCACCGAAAGCGAAACTTATCATTATCGAAGGAAAAAAGGAAAATATAGCCAAAAAAATTCAATCGATCTTGAGTAAGAAAAAAAATGAAAAGACCGGCGTTATTACGACTCAACATTCAAACAGCTATCGATACGGTTTGATCCAGTTTGTCGGTTCCGACAATAACCGGATTGCCCGTAATCTTTTCAAAGCGTTGCGGGCGATGGACAGGCTCGGAGTTGAGTTAATTCTTGCGGAGGGTATTCCTGAGAAAGGCACGGGACATGCGATTATGAATCGTTTGCGTAAAGCGGCTGGATACAAGGTGATCAAAGTTTAGCGGATCGAAATGGGCGGCCCGGTCTGATCCATATTAACGTTGCTATGACGATCAACGTAAAGAGTACATAAATAATCGTAAATACATATTCCGGCGCGTTATAAAAAATAATTTTATGAACCCAATGCTGGATAAAACTGGTTTGATAAGCGCCGCCGTTTGCCGAACGTAGTTGATTCTCCCAAGCCGTCAGTGGGCAGACGATTCCGAACAGCGATTCACCGGCCACCAATCCGATCGCACTCAAATGAAGAATCCGGAACCAGAAATTGCGAATCCATTTCCACCGGCACCCGGCGCCAATGAAAATCAATAGCAAGCCGGTTACTACAAATCCAACAAACAAAAAATGAATGATGAGAATAATGTCAGCCAGCATGGTTTTCACTTTCGTGCCCTTAAAAGGTTATTGAAATAAGAAATGGAAGTCAAGATATTGCATCCGGTGTTGATTATTATAAGCATAATGGAGGCTAAGTATGACACGGAATGATGCATGGGATTTATTATGCGAATATACCCAAGGTGAAAGCTTACGGAAACATGCGTTGGCCGTGGAGTGTGCCGTACGGGCCTATGCAAAAAAATTCGGCGAGGACGAAGAATCGTGGGGCATTACCGCCCTTTTGCATGACTTCGATTACGAAAAATTTCCCGATCCGGTCGATCCCGAGGGGCATCCTTACAAGGGCAATACGATTTTAAAAGAAAAAGGATATCCTGAATTCATCTGCCGTGCGATTATGTCGCATGCCGATTATACCGGGGTTATGCGCGAAACGAAATTGGAAAAAACTTTGTTTGCTTGCGACGAACTTTGCGGGTTTATTACTGCAGTGTCATACGTGCGTCCCAATAAAACTGTAAAAGAGGTCGAGGTTAAATCGGTCAGAAAAAAAATGAAGGACAAAGGTTTTGCGGCGAAAGTCAACCGGGATGATATTACCAAAGGCGCGGAAGAATTGGGCGTCGATTTGGATGAACATATAGGATTTGTGATTGCAGCCATGCAAGACAAGGCTGAACAACTGGGTTTGTAAATCCGTTCGCGTAAGTGCAAGTTCTCAATAATTTTATTGCTAAATTAGGGTTCAATCCCTATATTTTCTCGCTTTTAAATAAAACCGGATTGATGAATTTTCACTTATGACTAAACGCGATTATTACGAAATATTAGGCGTCAGTAAAAACAGTTCTTTGGAGGATATTAAGAAAGCATACCGTAAACTTGCGATGCAATATCATCCCGACCGGAATCCCGGTGACAAACCGGCGGAAGAAAAATTCAAAGAAGTAGCTGAAGCATACTCCGTACTGAGCGATGATCAAAAACGCGCCAATTACGATCGATTTGGTCATGACGGTTTGCGGGGAATGGGCGATCAGGGATTTACGGACATCAATGATATCTTTTCGCATTTCAGCGATATATTTCAAGGTTTTGGAGGATTTGATTTTTTTGGCAGTGGACAGCGTTCATCCCGTCAGGCACGTGGTGCTGACGTGGAA
The nucleotide sequence above comes from bacterium. Encoded proteins:
- a CDS encoding HDIG domain-containing protein, with protein sequence MTRNDAWDLLCEYTQGESLRKHALAVECAVRAYAKKFGEDEESWGITALLHDFDYEKFPDPVDPEGHPYKGNTILKEKGYPEFICRAIMSHADYTGVMRETKLEKTLFACDELCGFITAVSYVRPNKTVKEVEVKSVRKKMKDKGFAAKVNRDDITKGAEELGVDLDEHIGFVIAAMQDKAEQLGL
- a CDS encoding threonylcarbamoyl-AMP synthase; the protein is MKTILITHPFKKKNIRKASRILKAGGLVAVPTETVYGLAANALNPKAVKKIFKVKGRPQDNPVIVHIASRKKIKELVAEIPAAAAVLMKKYWPGPLTIVFKKSAAIPEVTSAGLPTVAVRMPKNKIILSLIRESGFPLAAPSANVSGRPSPTTIEDVLEDLAEKIDCAIDGGSTYYGIESTVVDVSGKVPTLLRPGSISIEQLRSTIGKVKIAQNNSERPKSPGMKYKHYAPKAKLIIIEGKKENIAKKIQSILSKKKNEKTGVITTQHSNSYRYGLIQFVGSDNNRIARNLFKALRAMDRLGVELILAEGIPEKGTGHAIMNRLRKAAGYKVIKV
- a CDS encoding DUF2784 domain-containing protein, which codes for MLADIILIIHFLFVGFVVTGLLLIFIGAGCRWKWIRNFWFRILHLSAIGLVAGESLFGIVCPLTAWENQLRSANGGAYQTSFIQHWVHKIIFYNAPEYVFTIIYVLFTLIVIATLIWIRPGRPFRSAKL